From Musa acuminata AAA Group cultivar baxijiao chromosome BXJ3-8, Cavendish_Baxijiao_AAA, whole genome shotgun sequence, one genomic window encodes:
- the LOC103995666 gene encoding uncharacterized protein LOC103995666, whose product MTLRGSFGSPAPEERGRQTRGMLEARSLRKAVVPASLFRDPSPGNIQSTRLALNVNDGGSSCSVYIASGCRVYKIEISMENSVITKGKESLIIPVNAEVIHSSAVDRCPHRSEIQSLVLTEGGDNCLIMGTVDCYGHLIVSQLDAVGSVIDRLSYSVLPRDCGIGEGSWAGICFSPAHWSTVAVARSFCKSIDVYDQDIHIKSLQTLWYPASLSFFDNPHYEGHSSVLAVAEGSQLTIWDLRTNQNGGCVQRVCGSIGDLIYSLCSSPSGTIAVGGSDRTVTIYDPRRWSAISRWVNCSKYEITGLYFSTIDSDYIYIQGVDYEVICGTWKEGRKAFSFRGDSNWLGFSKCANADVLAGWCDSGSIFVADVVEEHS is encoded by the exons ATGACACTCCGCGGCTCATTTGGTTCCCCCGCGCCGGAGGAGAGGGGAAGACAAACTCGGGGAATGTTGGAAGCGAGGAGCTTGCGGAAGGCGGTCGTCCCGGCCTCGCTATTCCGAGACCCGTCGCCGGGGAACATCCAATCCACTCGCCTCGCTCTCAAT GTCAATGATGGCGGCTCTTCTTGCTCCGTATACATCGCTTCCGGTTGCCGCGTCTACAAGATCGAG ATATCCATGGAAAATTCTGTAATTACTAAAGGAAAAGAAAGCCTTATAATTCCTGTCAATGCAGAG GTCATACACTCATCTGCGGTTGACCGCTGTCCTCATCGTTCAGAGATTCAAAGTTTAGTCCTTACTGAAGGAG GTGATAACTGCTTGATTATGGGCACAGTGGACTGTTATGGGCACCTTATTGTATCCCAGTTGGATGCGGTTGGTTCAG TCATCGACAGGCTTTCTTATTCGGTGTTGCCTCGAGATTGCGGTATAGGAGAGGGGAGCTGGGCTGGTATCTGCTTTAGTCCAGCACACTGGTCTACA gTAGCAGTCGCCCGCAGCTTCTGCAAAAGTATCGATGTTTATGACCAAGATATCCACATTAAGAGTTTACAAAC ATTGTGGTACCCGGCTTCATTAAGTTTTTTTGATAATCCACATTATGAGGGGCACTCCTCTGTACTAGCTGTTGCTGAAGGCTCTCAG CTGACCATATGGGACTTGAGAACAAATCAAAATGGTGGATGTGTACAACGTGTATGTGGTTCCATTGGAGATCTCATATATTCCCTGTGTAGTTCACCATCTGGAACAATTGCTGTTGGTGGATCTGATCGTACTGTTACCATTTATGATCCTCGCAG GTGGTCGGCCATATCAAGATGGGTGAACTGCTCAAAGTATGAG ATAACAGGTCTCTATTTCTCAACAATTGACTCAGATTACATCTACATCCAAGGTGTTGATTATGAG GTTATCTGTGGAACATGGAAAGAAGGTAGAAAAGCATTCTCCTTTAGGGGAGACTCAAACTGGTTGGGCTTTAGTAAG TGTGCAAATGCAGATGTTCTTGCTGGATGGTGCGATTCTGGTAGCATCTTTGTGGCTGATGTTGTAGAGGAGCACTCATGA